The Acropora palmata chromosome 10, jaAcrPala1.3, whole genome shotgun sequence genome contains a region encoding:
- the LOC141894432 gene encoding uncharacterized protein LOC141894432 → MAHDQHLLRTTKGKKSSKNHLVPGSILYESFDTAALRGSQGKLRERIKSAAPRLGENFQKTKTGNSPARSLVGTNYSTVRDPWPTPVTSRPLSSKSSRSSVNSRLLCKTGPISLDSSPTALYLGSRTARCKSAPPRSLAFCYPGRPKTGTSCKGSATLDSRSAPRRAWQNRTSSAKSQHSLLSREEVDRRHNERCKSAPPHYDFSSIEIVCSVPEQGSDIQRLKAFTRPLNCMPDVVQNVLSHNGLRHCCSAYQHRPKSACSSRQHFWPVARPAVFHRGDVPKYLHFVKPSSYWIKGAQSYPRIVADNESMIDDHSEEDREEIVLYQEQFLVPATPSEASLSDRDELQDADDLQVQSQLDLDVSEEKDLTYTDSKDGEPVINDHEVPVVISKEGPNEVQNDDQDPELSVISQGIEVIISTVEQSPRQNLYPEEVQQESDTFDNGLQDLVPEIPQWAAQEVCQEEEWHSDAEPLKEDAVQEKDEGPLGDVKFNNQEPIEADVVAQADHELSDPVVPVAEVKDELPKEASVKKENTVKEVKPLVNEVKFADSLILTSYKPQMKKEKKDQPVKPVSILKPTVAKKEEEISVPAPLTNIAPVVEHKVSTDLPKLKPLLKPVLNQSVKKSETKDKEEKPADKIQEGEERTEQPPKVEPTVLPKPEYIRAPGAYRMYNPKDLLSHHLEQKQGMRQVKKSLSTTAMPQFKPSAESTEVMATVLEESKRRKEGMKPWLQGRLALSKQTSRFELPMDVRLLEEMTPMEYLTKYCIISTRRKALYKHIFQKVDKDRDNAITVKEMDRGLREIHVDCITTDQVRKIIQMVEGNEKSTFNLVQFSAIAAFSERLLFSETQISEKNSVYSSKEVIEEADFCGLKYKLTGFSVNPTVRKILEVL, encoded by the exons ATGGCTCATGATCAACATTTGCTACGGACAACAAAGGGGAAGAAATCATCAAAAAATCATTTGGTTCCTGGTTCCATATTATATGAATCTTTTGACACTGCTGCACTTAGAGGTTCACAAGGAAAGCTCAGGGAGCGTATTAAAAGTGCTGCTCCAAGACTTggtgaaaattttcaaaaaaccaAGACTGGAAATAGTCCTGCAAGAAGCCTTGTAGGGACAAATTATTCAACTGTAAGGGATCCATGGCCAACCCCAGTAACATCACGCCCATTGTCATCTAAGAGTAGTAGAAGTTCAGTCAATTCACGGTTACTGTGCAAGACTGGGCCAATATCACTTGACTCATCACCTACAGCATTGTATCTTGGTTCCCGTACAGCAAGATGTAAATCTGCTCCACCAAGATCGTTGGCCTTCTGTTACCCTGGAAGGCCAAAAACTGGAACAAGTTGTAAGGGTTCTGCAACTTTAGATTCTAGAAGTGCTCCAAGGCGTGCCTGGCAAAACAGAACTAGTTCTGCGAAGAGCCAACATTCACTTTTGTCACGAGAAGAAGTGGACAGACGTCACAACGAACGCTGTAAATCAGCACCACCTCATTACGATTTTAGCTCTATCGAGATAGTGTGCTCAGTTCCTGAACAAGGTTCAGATATTCAAAGACTGAAGGCTTTCACTCGTCCTCTTAACTGCATGCCAGATGTTGTTCAAAATGTCCTGTCACACAATGGTTTAAGGCATTGCTGTTCAGCTTATCAGCATAGGCCTAAATCCGCCTGTAGTTCG AGACAACACTTTTGGCCTGTGGCAAGACCTGCAGTG TTCCACAGAGGAGATGTTCCCAAATATCTTCACTTTGTGAAGCCATCAAGTTACTGGATAAAAGGAGCACAGTCTTATCCGAGAATTGTGGCAGACAATGAATCGATGATTGATGACCACTCTGAGGAGGACAGAGAAGAGATTGTTTTATATCAGGAGCAATTTCTTGTACCTGCCACACCCTCTGAAGCATCATTATCTGACAGAGATGAACTCCAGGATG CTGATGATTTACAAGTTCAATCCCAATTGGATTTGGATGTGAGTGAGGAAAAGGATCTAACTTACACAGATAGCAAAGATGGGGAGCCTGTTATCAATGACCATGAAGTTCCTGTTGTCATCAGTAAAGAAGGTCCCAATGAGGTGCAAAATGATGATCAAGACCCAGAACTTTCAGTCATTAGCCAG GGAATTGAAGTGATCATCTCAACAGTGGAGCAATCGCCAAGACAGAATCTATACCCTGAGGAAGTACAACAAGAATCTGATACATTTGACAATGGATTGCAGGATCTTGTTCCTGAAATTCCACAGTGGGCTGCTCAAGAAGTTTGCCAAGAGGAAGAGTGGCATAGTGATGCAGAGCCTTTGAAAGAAGATGCTGTGCAAGAGAAGGATGAGGGGCCTTTGGGAGATGTGAAATTTAATAATCAGGAACCCATAGAAGCTGATGTTGTGGCACAAGCAGATCATGAACTCAGCGATCCTGTGGTACCTGTGGCAGAAGTTAAAGATGAGTTACCAAAGGAGGCTTCTGTTAAAAAGGAGAACACAGTCAAAGAAGTTAAGCCATTAGTCAATGAAGTCAAGTTTGCAGATTCTCTTATTTTGACAAGCTACAAACCAcagatgaagaaagaaaaaaaggaccaGCCAGTAAAGCCAGTCTCAATTTTAAAGCCCACAGTAGCAAAGAAGGAAGAGGAAATTAGTGTGCCAGCCCCACTGACAAACATTGCCCCTGTTGTAGAACACAAGGTGTCAACTGACTTGCCCAAGCTGAAACCACTCTTGAAACCAGTGCTCAATCAAAGTGTAAAGAAATCAGAGACAAAGGACAAAGAAGAGAAACCTGCTGATAAAATACAAGAAGGAGAGGAAAGAACTGAGCAACCACCAAAAGTAGAACCTACAGT TCTACCAAAGCCAGAATACATCAGGGCACCTGGAGCTTACCGAATGTATAACCCAAAG GATTTACTCAGTCATCACTTGGAACAGAAGCAAGGGATGCGACAGGTGAAAAAGTCACTGTCCACCACTGCAATGCCACAGTTCAAACCATCTGCTGAGAGTACAGAAGTTATGGCCACTGTCTTAGAAGAATCCAAG cGAAGAAAAGAAGGGATGAAGCCATGGCTTCAAGGAAGATTGGCCCTGTCTAAACAAACAAGTCGTTTTGAACTTCCTATGGATGTAAGATTGCTTGAAG agaTGACACCCAtggaatatttaacaaaatactgcattATCAG CACAAGGCGGAAGGCACTTTACAAGCACATATTCCAGAAAGTGGACAAGGACAGAGATAATGCTATTACAGTTAAG GAAATGGATAGAGGTTTGAGGGAAATTCATGTAGACTGCATCACAACAGATCAAGTCAGAAAAATTATCCAG ATGGTTGAGGGCAATGAAAAATCAACATTCAACTTGGTTCAGTTCTCTGCAATTGCAGCATTTTCAGAAagacttttattttcagagACCCA aatCAGTGAAAAGAACAGTGTATATAGCTCAAAGGAAGTCATAGAAGAAGCAGACTTCTGTGGCCTCAAGTACAAGCTGACTGGATTTTCT gtaaaCCCAACAGTGAGGAAGATTCTAGAAGTGCTCTGA
- the LOC141894433 gene encoding peroxisomal multifunctional enzyme type 2-like has product MSHELRFDGRVVLVTGAGGGLGREYALAFASRGASVVVNDLGGDKKGEGKNSTAADKVVEEIRSCGGKAVADYNSVEEGEKVIQTALDAFGRIDVLINNAGILRDRSFGRTSDHDWDLVHRVHLRGAFKVTRAAWPHMRKQNYGKIIMTSSTSGVLGNFGQANYSAAKLGLVGLSNTLSIEGRKYNIHCNSIVPTAASRLTHGILPSDVMEALRPEYVAPYVVYLCHESCPETGGVFPIAGGWASQLRWQESAGAVLFGKGGSVPSPEMVRDNWVQVTDLSGQKQPKTQGALNFPELLARLEEAKASSMSESSADSMSANDIVRQLKASESHFTYTFKNVILYALAVGVRFEEDFSHLKFVYERDDNFGVLPTFGVIPAQDSIGPLISHAADVAGIPLDPSKFLHGEQFLELYKPIPTSGTVTNTAEVVDILDKGKGALILVNVITRDDKGEAICSNQFSFYISGGGGFGGKRHSDQTKPLVTTPKRPPDASIKEKTSCCQALWYRLCGDYNPIHIDPQFAQMGGFSTPILHGLCSFGFAVRHILKQYADDDVTKFKAVKTRFSKPVIPGQTIQTDMWRNGNRVLFQCKVVENGQVVLSGGYVDLKNVTDSKKALPNGNALRSQPLKAEELKSETLFKEIAQRISDNPDLVKKVKGIFEWNVTKGGKPTGHWIVDLKSGRGSVTVGPCKQGEPDCSITVDDDDLVSIAKGKANPQQLFINGKLKVKGNIMLTTKLGQIFKEHAKI; this is encoded by the exons ATGTCGCACGAGCTGAGGTTTGATGGTCGTGTAGTTCTTGTAACAGGGGCAGGAGGAGGACTTGGAAGGGAATATGCTCTCGCTTTTGCTTCTCGAGGAGCTTCAGTAGTCGTAAATGATCTCGGTGGCGATAAGAAAGGCGAAGGAAAGAACAGTACTGCAGCCGATAAAGTTGTTGAAGAAATTCGTTCTTGCGGAGGAAAAGCGGTCGCTGATTACAACTCGGTCGAGGAAGGGGAAAAGGTCATTCAAACTGCTCTAGATGCATTTGGCCGGATTGATGTTCTCATAAACAACGCTGGTATTCTTCGGGACCGATCATTTGGCCGCACAAGTGATCATGACTGGGATCTTGTCCATCGCGTCCATCTTCGAGGGGCTTTCAAGGTAACTCGAGCTGCCTGGCCACACATGAGAAAACAGAATTACGGAAAGATTATTATGACCTCATCCACCTCTGGTGTTTTGGGGAATTTTGGTCAAGCGAACTACAGTGCAGCAAAACTGGGTCTTGTGGGTCTGAGCAATACGTTATCAATTGAAGGACGAAAGTACAACATTCACTGCAATTCCATTGTTCCAACAGCAGCCTCCAGACTGACCCATGGGATTCTACCCTCAGATGTTATGGAAGCTCTCAGACCTGAATATGTTGCCCCATATGTGGTTTACCTCTGTCATGAATCATGCCCAGAGACTGGTGGAGTGTTTCCTATAGCTGGTGGATGGGCCTCACAGTTAAGGTGGCAAGAATCTGCTGGAGCAGTTCTGTTTGGAAAGGGTGGCAGTGTACCCTCTCCAGAAATGGTGCGAGACAACTGGGTTCAAGTGACTGACTTGTCAGGTCAAAAACAACCAAAGACCCAAGGAGCTTTAAACTTTCCAGAGCTCCTAGCAAGGCTTGAAGAAGCCAAAGCGTCATCAATGTCAGAATCATCCGCAGATTCAATGAGTGCCAATGACATAGTCAGACAGCTGAAAGCTTCAGAGTCGCATTTCACATACACGTTTAAGAATGTGATCCTATATGCTCTTGCTGTAGGGGTTAGGTTTGAAGAAGATTTCTCTCACTTGAAATTTGTCTATGAAAGAGATGACAACTTTGGAGTTTTGCCGACATTTGGTGTTATTCCTGCGCAG GACTCAATAGGTCCCCTTATTTCACATGCAGCTGATGTCGCTGGTATCCCACTTGACCCTTCCAAG TTCCTTCATGGCGAACAGTTTTTAGAGCTTTACAAACCCATTCCAACATCAGGAACAGTAACCAACACTGCAGAAGTGGTTGATATCCTGGACAAGGGGAAAGGAGCATTGATTCTTGTCAATGTCATCACTAGAGATGACAAAGGAGAAGCTATTTGCTCCAATCAGTTCTCCTTTTATATCAGTGGTGGAGGAGGATTTGGAGGAAAAAGGCATTCTGATCAAACTAAACCGCTAGTTACCACACCAAAGCGTCCCCCTGATGCTAGCATTAAAGAGAAGACAAGCTGTTGTCAAGCTTTGTGGTACAGACTCTGTGGCGATTATAATCCTATACATATTGACCCACAGTTTGCGCAGATGGGAG GTTTCTCAACTCCTATCCTTCATGGCCTATGTTCGTTTGGCTTTGCAGTGCGTCACATCTTAAAGCAATATGCTGATGATGATGTCACTAAATTCAAAGCAGTCAAAACACGGTTTTCCAAGCCAGTTATCCCTGGACAGACAATCCAAACTGACATGTGGAGGAATGGGAACAGAGTTCTTTTTCAGTGTAAAGTGGTTGAAAATGGCCAAGTAGTTCTATCAGGTGGTTATGTGGACTTGAAGAACGTTACAGATTCTAAGAAAGCACTTCCT AATGGTAATGCATTGCGGTCGCAGCCATTGAAGGCAGAGGAGCTTAAGAGTGAAactcttttcaaagaaattgctCAACGGATCTCTGATAACCCTGACCTTGTCAAGAAGGTCAAAGGCATCTTTGAGTGGAATGTGACCAAAGGAGGGAAGCCCACTGGACACTGGATTGTGGACCTCAAAAGTGGGCGTGGCTCAGTTACAGTGGGTCCATGCAAGCAAGGCGAACCAGATTGTAGCATAACTGTGGATGACGATGACTTGGTTTCCATTGCAAAAGGGAAGGCAAATCCACAGCAGCTATTCATTAATGGGAAGCTAAAAGTGAAAGGAAACATAATGCTGACAACTAAGCTGGGTCAGATCTTCAAGGAACATGCCAAGATATAG